From Geitlerinema sp. PCC 9228, one genomic window encodes:
- a CDS encoding class I SAM-dependent methyltransferase, giving the protein MTQTSNNPNNTQSWDAVKGAHALSGDISKLQDYYDEWADAYDSDVSNEEYAGPRAIAEFYNRIREQSDRTPRENVKVLDAGCGTGLVGVVLKDMGYKQIDGFDLSDSMVEVAEKTNSYQELKGGIDMNKKIEDYQDNEYDASLACGVFTLGHVPPESINELIRITRQGGYIIVSTRKSYYNSTNFQEVADQLQRDGKVKLLEHWKDGPYITEEGAHYWAFQVC; this is encoded by the coding sequence CATGCCTTATCGGGTGATATTTCCAAATTACAAGACTATTACGATGAGTGGGCAGACGCTTACGACAGCGACGTTTCCAACGAAGAGTACGCCGGACCCCGCGCGATCGCAGAATTTTACAATCGCATTCGCGAACAAAGCGATCGCACCCCCCGGGAAAACGTAAAAGTGCTTGATGCCGGTTGCGGTACGGGTTTGGTCGGTGTCGTCCTCAAAGACATGGGCTACAAACAAATTGATGGGTTCGACCTATCCGACAGCATGGTTGAGGTAGCAGAAAAAACCAATAGCTACCAAGAGCTCAAGGGTGGGATTGACATGAACAAAAAAATCGAAGACTACCAGGACAACGAATACGACGCCAGCCTGGCTTGCGGTGTATTTACCCTGGGTCACGTCCCCCCCGAATCCATCAACGAACTGATTCGGATTACCCGCCAAGGCGGTTATATCATTGTTAGTACCCGGAAAAGCTACTACAACTCCACCAACTTCCAAGAAGTTGCCGACCAACTGCAAAGGGATGGGAAGGTAAAACTCCTAGAACACTGGAAAGATGGTCCTTATATTACCGAAGAAGGCGCTCACTACTGGGCTTTTCAGGTTTGCTAA